The following proteins come from a genomic window of Coffea arabica cultivar ET-39 chromosome 11c, Coffea Arabica ET-39 HiFi, whole genome shotgun sequence:
- the LOC140016746 gene encoding protein BASIC PENTACYSTEINE1-like, with amino-acid sequence MDDDGLNMRNWGYYEPSSLKGNLALQLMSSVADRDTKPFLSGRDSGVMGAANGVYHPRDYLISGAPDHMDYVRDSWINHRDKFVHMFPGNPYNTVLPETSGTHQMQMLQQPEPSKDARVSVEDVGVRKEPGPAKKRAAVSVPKTPKSKKPKKNPAVPKENGSSSGQRSKAVKKSMDVVINGIDLDISGIPIPVCSCTGTPQQCYRWGCGGWQSACCTTTISMYPLPMSTKRRGARIAGRKMSQGAFKKVLEKLAAEGYNFANPIDLRSHWAKHGTNKFVTIR; translated from the coding sequence ATGGATGACGACGGATTGAACATGAGGAACTGGGGTTATTATGAACCTTCTTCCCTTAAAGGGAATCTTGCTCTGCAGCTTATGTCATCTGTGGCGGATCGGGACACGAAACCTTTCCTTTCTGGGCGTGATAGTGGTGTGATGGGAGCTGCCAATGGAGTGTATCATCCCCGGGATTATTTAATTTCAGGAGCTCCTGATCACATGGACTATGTGAGGGACAGTTGGATAAACCATAGAGACAAATTCGTTCACATGTTTCCAGGGAATCCATACAATACTGTGCTTCCAGAGACTTCTGGAACTCATCAAATGCAGATGCTGCAACAACCTGAACCTAGCAAGGATGCCAGGGTGAGTGTGGAGGATGTTGGTGTCAGAAAGGAGCCTGGTCCTGCAAAAAAGAGGGCAGCTGTTTCTGTCCCAAAGACCCCTAAATCAAAGAAGCCAAAGAAAAACCCTGCTGTGCCAAAGGAAAATGGAAGTTCCTCGGGCCAGCGAAGCAAAGCAGTGAAGAAGAGCATGGATGTTGTGATAAATGGGATTGATCTGGACATTTCTGGTATTCCTATTCCTGTTTGCTCTTGCACTGGTACTCCTCAGCAATGCTATCGATGGGGATGTGGCGGTTGGCAATCAGCTTGCTGTACCACGACTATATCTATGTATCCCTTGCCAATGAGTACCAAAAGACGTGGAGCCAGAATTGCTGGAAGGAAGATGAGTCAGGGTGCTTTCAAAAAGGTTTTGGAGAAACTTGCAGCTGAGGGTTATAACTTTGCTAATCCGATTGATCTCAGGAGTCACTGGGCCAAGCATGGTACCAACAAGTTTGTAACAATCAGGTAG
- the LOC113718860 gene encoding putative clathrin assembly protein At1g25240, with amino-acid sequence MRLWRRASGVLKDQNSLWISSLSRRTALRNPDIEAAIIKATSHDEFSIDYKNAERVYKWIRLSDAHIKPLVWCLSLRMEKTRCWVVALKGLMLMHGVFSSKVPVVQRIGRLPFDLSNFKDGYNKPGEIWAHNAFIRAYYAFLDQKSTLLFINMQERRAFRGGGVVQEQRSLMQDLVILQKLQGLLDMLIQIKPLSKAASVFLIVEAMECIIIEVYDVYSRICQMIAKVLKRIDTAGKAEAAMAVRILKKAIVQGDELSMYFQLCREIGVVNAKGCPQSVEIPQEDIHDLEIMINEISDKSEMDGKSEAAKKAIVVSQNETVLVDSRSRLRTVITDNWEKFDEDLMVICPENSLTAASKTNPFLSPPHQQQGKCDDLPDLITF; translated from the coding sequence ATGAGGCTATGGAGAAGGGCTTCCGGAGTGTTGAAAGATCAGAATAGCCTCTGGATTTCAAGCTTATCAAGAAGAACAGCACTCCGGAACCCTGACATTGAAGCAGCAATCATCAAAGCCACCAGCCACGACGAATTCTCGATCGATTACAAGAATGCTGAGAGAGTTTACAAATGGATACGTTTGTCAGATGCTCATATCAAGCCTCTTGTGTGGTGTTTATCTCTTCGGATGGAGAAAACGCGGTGTTGGGTTGTGGCCTTGAAGGGATTGATGCTGATGCATGGCGTCTTTTCGTCTAAGGTCCCTGTCGTTCAGAGGATTGGGAGATTGCCCTTTGATCTCTCAAATTTCAAGGATGGATATAATAAGCCTGGAGAAATTTGGGCTCATAATGCATTCATTCGGGCGTATTACgcatttcttgatcagaaatCTACGCTGCTTTTCATTAATATGCAAGAGAGGAGAGCTTTTCGAGGAGGAGGGGTTGTTCAGGAACAGAGATCATTAATGCAAGATCTTGTGATTTTACAGAAGTTGCAAGGCTTGCTTGATATGCTGATTCAGATCAAACCTTTATCGAAAGCAGCAAGTGTTTTCCTTATTGTGGAAGCCATGGAATGCATTATCATTGAAGTATACGACGTTTATAGCCGAATCTGCCAAATGATTGCCAAGGTCCTGAAGAGGATTGATACAGCAGGAAAGGCTGAAGCAGCAATGGCAGTCAGGATTCTGAAGAAAGCAATTGTTCAAGGCGATGAACTTTCGATGTATTTTCAACTTTGCAGAGAAATCGGTGTTGTTAATGCCAAAGGATGTCCTCAAAGTGTGGAAATTCCTCAAGAAGACATCCATGATCTTGAGATCATGATCAATGAAATCTCTGATAAATCAGAGATGGATGGGAAATCAGAAGCAGCTAAAAAGGCAATTGTTGTGAGTCAAAATGAAACAGTATTGGTAGATTCAAGAAGCAGATTAAGGACAGTAATCACAGATAATTGGGAGAAAtttgatgaagatttgatggtgatTTGCCCGGAAAATTCTCTCACAGCTGCCTCAAAAACCAATCCTTTTCTGTCACCACCCCATCAACAACAGGGTAAATGTGATGATCTACCAGATTTAATTACCTTCTAG
- the LOC140016798 gene encoding protein BUD31 homolog 2 — MPKVKTNRVRYPEGWELIEPTLNELQAKMREAENDPNDNKRKCEALWPIFKIAHQKSRYIFDLYYRRKEISKELYEFCLDQGYADRNLIAKWKKPGYERLCCLRCMQPRDHNFQTTCVCRVPKHLREEKVIECVHCGCRGCASGD, encoded by the exons ATGCCAAAGGTGAAGACTAATCGGGTTCGATACCCTGAAGGTTGGGAGTTGATTGAACCCACTCTTAATGAGTTACAAGCCAAGATGAGAGAAG CTGAAAACGATCCAAAtgataataaaagaaaatgtgaGGCATTATGGCCCATTTTTAAGATAGCCCATCAGAAGAGTCGCTACATCTTTGACCTTTATTACAGGAGGAAGGAAATCTCCAAGGAATTGTATGAGTTTTGCTTGGATCAGGGCTATGCTGACCGGAACTTAATTGCAAAGTGGAAAAAG CCTGGATATGAACGTCTCTGCTGTCTACGCTGCATGCAACCTCGTGATCATAATTTCCAGACGACATGCGTTTGCAGAGTACCTAAGCATCTAAGGGAGGAGAAGGTTATAGAGTGT